aagcgTCGccgtttccacgttctccagggatggtgcctgacccgctgagttatgtccagtagatagatacaaagggctggagtaaaacgcagcgggtcaggcagcatctctggagaaaagaatgactccagttactgagttactccagcactttgggtcaggTTTTTACAGGTTTACCTCAGTAGACCGAGTGCCCCAATCCTGGCACCAATTCAAAGGTCACGAAAGGGTCCAAAAATATCAAAATATGGCTCTAATATTTGCTGCCCGGCTCTAAGTTGGCCGCTGCCGGAACCCTCTTATGACAATCAATGTACAACGCCTCGAAAAAGTAACACGCTCGGTGTAAGGTGGTTTCAGTCAACTTTGCTGTCCGCCTGCAGTCATTGGTGCCAACTGACTCCGACCATTCGGATTCCCCTCCCTTGTCCCCTCTCCAACATTATACCCCTTGGCAGCGCCGCCTGGGCCGTTGCTAAGCTTTCGAAAGTCTCCAAGCATTCGTGGAAGCTCCGTCGCCCGCACTTAATTCCTCGTTCCTACTGCTTCTTACACCTAcgccccccagccccctccccaccccacatacCCCACACCCCTCTTCCACCGGTTTAACATTTGACAGTACCTCTGCGCCCTGTCGCAGAGGAATAAGACACCGACTTCACAGGTTCAAACCACTGCTAGagaagcgtgtgtgtgtgtgtgtgtgtgtgtgtgtttgagttacCGACATGAAATCACGATGCAGAATAAATGCCGCCTTTACCCATATACGCAAGAGAGAAAATGCGTACATATTTATTAATTACGCAGGCGTGTGTAGGTGTTCAGAGCTTATTTCGCTGCAAAATTCATCTCAATAATCAGCGCCTGTGATATTAGCTCCATGTCCAAATATTACCCGGTAAAAAAGGCATCAgaaattagagggatatggtgttGGGGGCAAACAGGAGatgtgattctctctctctccccctctctctctctctctctctctctctctctctctctctcggtgtcTACCACTAGAACTTTATCAGGTTAGCAGTGTCAGAATAATGCAGTGCTATTTATCAAGGCAGTTTTACCTTCTTTGACTAAGTGCGAGATGATAATCCAGAGCAGCAGGCAACAAAGTGCGGCTCCGACCCCCGCGTTCAGTCCTCTAGAGGCCGACAACATGCTCGGGTCTCCCGGCTTCGGAGCGCGGCTTCTGTGCGTCTCAAGCGCACACACCAACATCCTCTCTCCACATCCAAGCCACAGAAGTCGGCGGGCAAAGAGCAGAGAAACAGCACAAAAAGACGCGGCGCTAATCCAGACGCGAGGCACCTGTGCAAGTGTCCAGTCCAACCCACCTCGAACACACAGGCGTGGCGGGCCACTGGGCGGGTTAAGCATCTGGGTCACCAAAGCCTGGCTTATCtgccctctaccccccctccacGTTCAGCCCGAACCCCCTGCAGCAACAAGGTCTCCGGCTGCGCCCAGTCACAGCTCCAGCAGCGTCTATCGATCGCCTGTTGTAATTATCCGTGAAAAGGCAACGACGCGTAATTAACCCTGCTAGCGCTGCGAACGGCCCATAAATAAATCAAGGGTGTTTCATTCACTGACTGGCGAGAGTCTCGTTAAAATATTCATGCTGGCACCCTCGGCTTTTTTTTTTCACGGTGCGGAAGAGAAAAGTTTGTGTAATGTCTGATGCACAAACACATCTCTGCCGCGGATTGGATCTTGTTTTTTAAGGTGGTCCAGTCAATAGAGTCTGTtgtaaacgaggaactgcagatgccggattactcactcacacacacacacacacacacacactctcacacacacacacacactcacacacacacactcactcacactcactcacacactcactcgcacacacacactcacacacacacacactctctcacacacacacacacacacattcacacacacacactcacactcactcacacactcgcacacacacactcacacacacactcacacacactctcacacacacacacttacactcacacactcacacacacacacacacacacacaaagtgctggaggaactcagcggatcaggcagcatctctggagaagaggaataggtgacgtttctggcctgAGTCCACACTCAGACCTTCCTAACCCCGAGCCCCTACTTCaggctggaactgcagatgctggtttacacacatacaaggcgctgggatgattcggcgggtcaggcagcatctctggagaacggatgAGTTTCCATCCGTTAAGAACCCCGAGACGAATCGGTGCCtctcaatgtagaaacaaagaacgggcagatgctggtttataccaaagtgagacacaaagtgctggagtgactcagcgggtcgggcagcatctctggagaacatggatatgtgacccttcggctcgggacccttcttcagactgaaagtagggggggggggggtgaagagctggaggcgagaaaatgcCAGGGTTAATCAGGGCCGCCCACAAATGTCCTCAGGTAGGGAGGTACCTGGTGGGCCCAGTGTTGGTcagggaagtcaagtcaagtcaagtcaattttatttgtatagcacatttaaaaacaacccacgttgaccaaagtgctgcacatctgattaggaaaaaaaaaaagcaaggtgCGACCAAGAGCGATACAATGCGCTGAACGGTGGAGCTGGTTAAATGaccagaggggaggaagggggcaagggaggaggggagtgtccgtagaagttacttaaaattagagaattcaacatccACATCGCTGGGTTGCATtcatcacccatccacgttctccagaggtgcatgacccgctgagttactccagtacgttgAGCCTTACGTTGAACATTTGTTCCCATCTGTTTATTGTTCCTTGACAACCGCCATGACTCATATTGCACAAGTTCAGCTATTTTTATAACTTTAAACTTGACAATTACTTCCTCCGAACAACTGCCATTTTCCTTATTTTAATATAAAAGGCGTCTCGACAAATTGAAATGAAAGGTGTACAAATCCTCGTCGTTTAAATTGGTTACCAGGGCTATTGTACATACTGTCCATCTTTCATCAAATATCCGCACAGACGCCTGATCCGGTGTCATCCGTTATGTGATTTATTTGTGTGGTTATTAAACAGTTGACATTCTCCCACATACATTTCAATCTTCCCAAACCCAAtatgtctttttgttttgttcaagACTGACCCCTTTAATATGTCAACATAGCTAGTCATTGATCACCTTAAGCCAATTTGTAGCTGCAGgcttaaagctacagacattgtCTTTcgggtggtagacacaaaatgctgcagtaactcagcgggacaggcagcatctctggagagaaggaatgggtgacgtttcgggtcgagacccttcttcagacatgtcagggaagggggtgggacagagataaaatgtggtcAGAGACAGTAAAtatgatgggagaactgggaaggggggggtggagggagagggaaagcaagggctatttgaagttagagaagtcaatgttcataccgctggggtgtaagctacccaagcgaaatatcaggtgctgttcccccaatttgcgatgggcctcactctgacaatggaggaggcccaggacagaaaagtcagattagaaatgggaaggggagttaaagtgctgagccacagggagatcagataggttaaggcggaggtgttcagcgaaacgatggccgagcctgcgcttggtctcgccgttgtgcaggagttgacacctggaacagcggatacagcagatgaggttggaggtggtgcaagtgaacctctgcctcacctggaaagactgtcggggtccttggatggagtggaggggggaggtaaagggacaggtgtcttTCGGGTGATTAGCTTCGAATTGAATTATTTAATGAATGTGAGGCTAACCCGAAAATATGTGTTTTAAGTTATTTAAGTTTTATGCAGTAAAATTCCTGTTATCGAACTGTTGGGTATCCATGAGCAAGGCGGAGTTCGGGGAATCAATGTGTTCTCTGCTTGCCTTTCCAAGCAAGCCAGTGAGACTCGCCACACTGGATGCATTCGGAATACTGCACGTTAAATAAAAATCGCTTGAATTTTCCCGACAGTGAACAGAGCGAACAAGGGAGagcgttttttttttaattaaagagTCCAGCGCTCTGACATGATCTGGTTGAACATATTTTACGCGTTTTAATTAAAAAGGTGGCAATGAATCGATTCATTAGTAGCGTCAGGCATCTCAGAGCAACACTCGGAACCGTGCTCTGTGCGGTCAAAGACATTTCTCCGCGAGTGAGACTGTATCGACCGACACTAATTATCAACCCGTTTAGTTCTAAGTACCTTTCACTGCCCATACGCTGCACACACCCTGTATTTAGCCCATTAGTTAAAAAAAACAGCCATGGCACAAAGCCAGCATGCATTAGACACCCAAAATGCCTGCCTTaaatcctgtgtgtgtgtgtgtgtgtgtgtgtgtgtgtgtgtgtgtgtgtttagaaaATCAGATTTCCTTTCAGTCTTGCAATGTGGACAGATGAAATCCAATTCACAGCGTCCAAAACGTgaaatcacatttttaaaaacacaaGGACGCGATATAAGAATCTCGACTCGGTATCGTGACTTTACAGAATATTTAAGTAAATAACGACGGGGAGCAAAAAAATAATCCAAGAACATAACGATGGTGCAGTCGTGAATGCAGGTATGGATCAATATGTAATCCTGCCCCGCAAATTTGAAAGGAATGACATCGAAGACGGGGAATGACGGAGCTGCCGGTCGCTATGACTGATGCTTCTGCCTCTACCAATTTGCAGAGCATCAATCTGAAAGTTAATCGGATATCAGGTGGGGGGCTATTCATGCCACCGCAGTGGTTGCCCGTTGGAACAAATGGTCGCGAAATGGGGAGCGCACTTCTACCCTTCTGATGTGATCCTTGCCTCATGCCACCAGCAAACCAGCTGGCAATTGATGGGCCGAAATTGCAGGGTGTTACTGCGATATTTCGGTTATCGTACTCGCGTGTGCTGTGAAATGATGGATTGGATTATAAAACCATGAGCTCCGAATTGGCATCGTGCATTCATGCTTGTGTGTGTTCAGCTCAATGATTGACCACTGAACGCAAGGTGGCGGCAGAGAGTAATTTTTGCGTGTTTCTATTTTTGAAGGTTGCCTTGGCGGAGATAAAACAGAATTGGCATACCATTAAACGTAGATAACCCCTCTTGATGCAATATAAGGTGTACCAGTAAAGCCTGGCAGACTGCAATTTGCCCTCAGTGCCGCCTTTCTGTACAaaacaggagacacaaggaactgcagatgctggaatcttgagcaaaacacaaagtgctggaggaactctcgggcagcatctgtggaggaaatagacagatgatgttcCGGGGCGGAGGATCGAGGGAAGGGCCCCCAGCAGaaatatttaggtttaggtttattattgtcacatttactaaGGTACAGAGAATttttttgttttgcgtgctatagaatcagataataccatacacaaatatcatatcatatcatatcatatcatatatatacagccggaaacaggccttttcggcctccaagtccgtgccgcccagtgatccccgtacattaacactatcctacacccactagggacaatttttacatttacccagccaattaacctacatacaaacataccaaactcaagcacaaaaggtagagcaaaggagaagatacagagtgcagaatatagttcccaacAATGTCGAGCAtccgttccagagacaaagtccaatgtccacgatggggtagaggtgaatcggacagtaccccagcttaagagtaaattagataggtatatggatgggaagggattggagggttatggtctgagagcaggtagatgggactaggtcagagaaagtgttcggcatggactagaagggccaaactgtcctgtttccgtgctgtaattgttatatggttatatggttatggaaggaccgttcagaagcctgataacagaggggaagaagctgttcctgagtttggtggtgcacgctttcaagcctgTGTACCTTTTGCTggatgggaacagggagaagaagaGATGACCTTAAGTCTGACgataggcacaacatgctggagtaactcagcgggtctctggagaaaaggaataggcgacatttcaggtctatGTCTGAAAGCTGTATTGTTCTTGATGCTATAGGCATGAACTGCTTCAGGTTCCCAGGAGTTACCAATAAAACTGAACATTGATCAATCATCAGTGAAACACATCTGAACATATGGTGAAAGGAATGTTATTAAACAAACAGATGTGGATGGGTGTGCTTGGGACAGTTTCCCAAAGATGTCTTACAATATTTTTATGGGACCAGAACAACTGATATACAACACCCACAACAAATTTTCCTTTGTGCAagctcatgtcataggagcagaatcaggctatttggcccatcaagtctactctgccgttcaatcatggctgatctatctttccctctcggtcccattctcctcctttcttcccataacctctggcattcttactaatcaagaacccatcaatctgccttaaaaatacctaatgacggcctccacagccacctgtggcaatgaattccacagattcaccacctctggctaaagaaattccacctatcTCCTTTTTGagggcacgtccttttattctgaggctgtgccctctggtcctggactctcccactagtggaaacatcctctccacatccactctagccagcCCAGGATGACTCCAATCATTGGAGTGTTCCACCTTCCCCTcactatgactattgatttcagtTTTACCAATGTACTTTAACACCATACATTGTCAATTTAGGTATTGATCTCAAAGCAGTTGGTTTTACATAGAGTCTTGAATTCAGTTATTTTGCTACTGCAAGCTAAAAGATTTGAACCAAGGTTTGCAATGAAATAGGAAGACATGTGACCCTGGCAAAACCCAAACTGGTGATCTGCTAAGTAAGTGTCACTTGATGGCACTGTTGACAAAACCTTCCATTACTTTGCTAATTTGTGTGTAAACTGAATGGGTGTTATCAAGTAGATTGGATGTATCCCACTTTTCCTCAACAACAGACACGTGAACAATTCTCCATTTTGATGAATGGTCTCCAGTGTTGGCGCAAGCTGCTTGAGGCATGGCTTGTTGCAACAGCCAGGGTGGGGTCTGGTCATGTAGATTTGCTCTCATCTATTTCAAATGGAGTGAACAGAATTAGGTGAAGACTGTCTTCGGTGATGGtaggaacagtggcgcagcggcagagttgctatcttacactgccagagacccaggttccatccagactactaGTGCTGTCggagcggagtttgtacattcccccggtgactgcatgggttatctTCGGgtgcttcggtctcctcccacatcccaaaaacatgcaggttcatGGATTAAaaagcttctgtaaaaattgtccccagtctgtacgacagaactagtgtacgggatcactggtcagtccggacttgttgggccgaagggcctgttttcatgctggatctctaaactaaactcaggaagACCACTCTGCATTTATCACGCAAACGAAATAGGAAACTTTAATCTCAATTTTGCAGCTAAATTGTTGACTTGTGCCTATCTAGATGATATATCCCAGTTTGTGTGCTCATGTGAAAAATAATCTCAATTGCAATGCAAAACATGCCCTGCCTCACTTTTTATAACTGGCTGTCTACAACTGTGGAGTTCATCCTAAAGTTTCAGAATAAGCTGAGCCATCTAATAACACAATTATAAAACAAGCAAGGTGAAGATTCCAGAGATCCCACCAATACAACGCTGCTGTCACGCCCCATGAGGTGCAACAGTACCATTGCCTCAAGCTGCCCAGCATGCAAAACgtagaaagacaatagacaataggtgcaggaggaggccattcggcccttcgagccagcaccgccattcaatgtgatcatggctgatcattctcaatcagtaccccgttcctgccttctccccataccccctgactccgctatccttaagagctctatccagctctttcttgaatgcattcagaagacTTCATCAAGGAGTCAAACAATTTTTTATATTCTTAATTGAGGCACCAcaatggtgcaacagtagagttgctacctttcagcgccagaggcccaggttcgatcctgaccacgggtgctgtactaacagagtttttacgttctcctatTGACCGCATTGGTTGTCTCTAggtgcttcctcccacactgcaaagacgtacaggtttgtaggttaattggcttgggtaaatttttttataaattgtccctagtgtgcaggatagtgcaagtgtatggggtgaaCGTCGGCAGGCACTGAatcgttgggccaaggggcctgtttccacactgtatatctaagaGTCTAAAGACTTAACTCTGTTAAACgatgtaacaaacagcctttagtatttttagcttgcagtaacaaaaataaaattttgagctgttaaaaagaactttgtGCACTCAGCAAGTTAGCgtctttggaaagagaaatggagctAACATTTAAAGTAGCCTTAAGGTATCCTTTCACCCTGAACTCTGGGTGGGCAGTAGTTGTGGGAGTCTCGCTTAGAACGGGACAGGTAATCCTCACTCTGCCACACTGCCTGCCCAGACCTCCCATTCTGCTCTCCATCACCGAACATGGGAATCAGCAGCGGGAGCAGAGGTTTTTGCCGTTCCCCAGCTGTGCTGGACAAAGTGGTGCCAGGCAGCCATCTTGGGCCACTCTGCTCTGTGTGGTGAGGGAGGTCTCGCTGGGTTCTCAGTGAAGGGGCTCCAGTATTGTGACCAGTCACTGGGCAGTGATGACAATGGGGGAAAAACCCTTACTCTGTTTTAGCAGACAAGTGGCAATAACGGACACTATTCCCCTTCCCTCCATGGTCCATTATaaagagggtttactgtatatgcAAATAATGCATGTTGGCCCATGCTATCAATGGCTTTATGGTGATCATTCTTATCCTTTAATACTACAGTTTTCCTTAATTTGTTCGGCATTTACAGGGTCACATCAGCCTGTAGTCAGAGGCAGTCCTGACCCTCACAGACAGAGGTTCACACGTAGCTCCTCTAACCTCACCTACTGCATCTGGTGGGCTTCTgttcatcggcgagaccaagcatagactcggtgaccatttcgctgaacacatatGCTCAGTCCGCTAAGGCCTacaggatctcccagttgccaaccatttcaacccccttcccattcccataccaacctttctgtcttgggcctcctccactgccagagaaaggtcacatgcaaattggaggaacagcacctcatattttgcttgggtagcttacaatccagcgatatgaatattgaattctctgatTTTAAATAACTTCTCTCCCTTCCCCGTCCCTCCTTGTCTCTTCCTCCTCCCGAGTCAGTTTACcagtttaccagttccacagataTAGAGCgaccaattgacttacaaatgtggaagggaaccggagcagccggagaaaacccacatggtcacagagagaacgtgcaaactccacacagacggcacccggggtgaggatcgaacccgggtctctggcgccgcgggGCAGCGGCGCTACCAGCTGAAGACAGGAATGGGCAAACTGCACTTCGCTCAATAACATTCCGAGGTGCGCACAGACTTTCGCCGGAGAAAAGCAGACGCGAACTTTGGAGGATTTAAATCTCCCAAAGTAAATgcgatattgttttttttaaatagtgttcTTGTATACAAAATATACAAGATTTacaaaacttacaaaattcttaaggggttggacaggctagatgcaggaagattgttcccgatgttggggaagtccagaacaaggggtcacagtttaaggataagggggaagccttttaggaccgagatgagaaagtttattttcacacagagagtggtgaatctgtggaattctctgccacagaaggtagttgaggccagttcattggctatatttaagagggagttagatgtggcccttgtggctaaagggatcagggggtatggagagaaggcaggtacgggatactgagttggatgatcagccatgatcatattgaatggcggtgcaagctcgaagggccgaatggcctactcctgcacctattttctatgtttctatgtttctatgtttccacattgtttctcgagatcacacct
This region of Rhinoraja longicauda isolate Sanriku21f chromosome 24, sRhiLon1.1, whole genome shotgun sequence genomic DNA includes:
- the LOC144605281 gene encoding chemokine-like protein TAFA-3, yielding MLNPPSGPPRLCVRGGLDWTLAQVPRVWISAASFCAVSLLFARRLLWLGCGERMLVCALETHRSRAPKPGDPSMLSASRGLNAGVGAALCCLLLWIIISHLVKEGQLSVGACEIVTLDRDSSQPRRTIARQTARCACRRGQIAGTTRGKPACVDVRVVKSKQWCDMIPCTEGEVCGLLMNKSGWTCAQPGGRIKTVTVS